The Xyrauchen texanus isolate HMW12.3.18 chromosome 17, RBS_HiC_50CHRs, whole genome shotgun sequence DNA window AAGAGGGGGCGGTAGGCGAGGCCATGGTCAAGAAATGGCAGGATCGCATGGAGGACGTAGAAAAACGGATGAAAGCTGCGGTGGATGACTGCATTGAGAATTTTCCCGAGCAGGCTAAGACAGATGTGGAACGTCAGCTTGTAGAGCGACATGGCAGCGTTGACCCTGAATTTACCACATTTCTACTGGATATCCTTGCCAAGAAATATGACTGGGTTTCCTGGTCTGTTCGGGTCTTCAACCACAGTGGCATATTCTTCTGGAATTGGCTCGCCGGCAAAAAGTACCACGGACGAGGGGGAGGTGGCAACTTTTTTGATCTTTTGACCCCAAACAACATCAGAATTGTGGTTTCTTTCAGTGCCGATCCAAAACCGATCAACAAAAGCCAGCTGCTAGATCAAATAGAGTCACAGAAATTAAAGGGAAACATGGTGTCTGTGGCTCAGACTCTGTGCAACTCTCTTCCCAACACCGTAGTGCATGCCGTTAGTCGCTATAAGAAAGTAGAAGAGAAAAACAACTTCCAACCTGAATTCTACTACTTTGGGATGCACAAAAAGGCATACCTCTGCATTCATTCTGAATAGACatgaaaacactgaaaacattAAAATGGCAATCATTCTTCTTTATGTTTCTGCTTTTAACCATTAGATTGTATTAGCTCAGCATTAGATAAGGAAAAATATGGGAATTCCCTCAGAGCAACTTCAATAAAAAAGTTTATTACCACTGGTTCACTGTATTTTTTGCATGTCTATggataaaaattacttttttaacaaaaattacattttatttctgtaattgtgCCTGTGACCAAACATGAATGTGCACGTCAAAAACGATCTGAAAGAACTGTCATTTGCAAGTTTTGTTATGAAATGGTTTTGAAATCATATAGAAATTAATTTAAGACAGGTTGGGTGGACAAAATTTCAATGATCTACACAGAATTTATTGTTAGTCAATGTGTTTCCATTCAAAAAATAATTGCAGTTAAAATTGTCTTAAAGAGGGCAAAAGTCTGTACTGAAAAAAgttattcttaaaaaatatatattcaagtaATCTATACTGTTATATAGTCTATGTAACTCAGGAATCCTGTCCTTTTCATGTATAAACAAATAAACCATTGATttttgtgtaataaaatcacttactgaccatttctgtctaaagttataaccaatttaacaacttcgttgccatgacgacgcaaccccaggcacttacaatggaatgaataggggccaatttgtttacattaaaaataatcactgtttcaaaagtatagccacaagatgtaaacaatatgtgtaaacatgagtttagtgtaataaaatcgcttactgaccatttctatgtaaagttatatccaatttaacaactttgttgccatgacgatgtaacccCAGGCACTTATACTGGAATGAAtaggggccaatttttttacataaaaaaaacctcactgtttcaaaagtatagccacaagacataaatgatATGCGtctaagtgtgataaaatcccttttctgtgtaaagttatagccaattataCAACTGTCACAACTATGACAACGTtgtgtcaacaaaccctaaaccatctgtaaaaaaaggacattttaaacaactttacagctcaaataatacacaagttttaaccaaagtattaatgcaagtgcttttataaaattataagctttacattccAAAACtagccacattcactttcattgtccccattcgctaccattgtaagtgcctcactgtaaccacgatttttgCTGGTTTTAATAAAAGGAGAGACCagttgaacattttttttttttttttggtaatcaacattatgccacaaatgctgtcgattgagcttaacttgtattgaacctgggatattcttttaaataaaccCCTTTGCTAAATTTACTATGGTAACCATAGTGCCTGCCAAATTACCATAGTTCCTACATAATTGTTCCTTTCAGTATTTGATTCTgatgtttttgtctgttttaagGAGGCCCAGCccaatttattatgattttacagaGGTAACAATAAGAGTAATACCTAAACTTTGTAACTATAGTACATTTTGCAAGACAATCCTTAAAATTGCTTTTCTGATGGGTGTGtcaccaagagagagagagacaagaaaATCCACGTGAGCGGAAGTTGGGCGAGACCGAACAGTGCGAACTTTTGCCTTCTTTAATTCTATGCCACTTTTCTATCGGTTTCAGGTGAGTTTCATTCGTATTATTATAACTCATTTGTTCTCTAAACGTAAGTTCGTATATCATTTCGTTCGTCTGGGCGCTGTAATCTCAGTTTTTGCTCAAGAGCTGAAGTTTTGGGCGTTTCTTTTCAAGCGTTTTCTCCATGCTTGTGACATTTTCTCCAACTCGTGACTTAGCATAGCTGATCGATTATGTACGCAAAATAATGAACTTCTCTGTCATTCAACCGCTTTTATATGTTATTGATCTCAAAAACTCCGAGGGCTAGTTTAGTTTGACAAAGACCAAACCTATGCAGTCTGAACCAGGAAGTGTTGCTTGCATGTTGCATGCTATCCACTCTTCCAGcctaatatataaacaaaatgacGTTAATGTCTTATTTGAATGGATC harbors:
- the LOC127657787 gene encoding uncharacterized protein LOC127657787 isoform X1 translates to MNRVEEWVLENKDKIEKGVEIMGQGCEVLAATVGQFHPILEAVFVASAELLSNPDGKEAKYLTEQFERINQKLEGIQDEIDKIALELQRTSMNKQNFDSEAQMISQYEKFQDFVNAKPKFKEKKMEKFLSHYENTNGDLNIDALYNAITGENTSGDAMLDTVVTTEQRSRRAVEEFCSRLKKLFVVGIIAVMGHAALKEGAVGEAMVKKWQDRMEDVEKRMKAAVDDCIENFPEQAKTDVERQLVERHGSVDPEFTTFLLDILAKKYDWVSWSVRVFNHSGIFFWNWLAGKKYHGRGGGGNFFDLLTPNNIRIVVSFSADPKPINKSQLLDQIESQKLKGNMVSVAQTLCNSLPNTVVHAVSRYKKVEEKNNFQPEFYYFGMHKKAYLCIHSE